In Granulicatella elegans, one genomic interval encodes:
- a CDS encoding 3-keto-L-gulonate-6-phosphate decarboxylase UlaD: MAIPNLQVALDHLRIEDALKDALAVGNEVDIIEAGTILILNEGDKAIKCLRNAFPDKVVIADTKCADAGSTVAKNCKDAGADWMTIICCATIPTMKAAQKEIGTLQVELYGDWTFEQAEQWREAGIDQVIYHQSRDALFAGASWTESDLNKIKRLIEMGFKVSATGGLTKDTLKVFEGIDIYTFIAGRGIYATENPAQSAREFKEEIRRIWG; this comes from the coding sequence ATGGCAATTCCAAATTTACAAGTTGCATTAGACCATTTACGTATCGAAGATGCGTTAAAAGATGCACTTGCTGTTGGTAATGAAGTAGACATTATCGAAGCTGGTACAATTTTAATCTTGAATGAAGGGGACAAAGCAATTAAATGCTTACGTAATGCATTCCCTGATAAAGTTGTCATTGCAGATACAAAATGTGCCGATGCTGGATCAACAGTTGCTAAAAACTGTAAAGATGCTGGTGCCGACTGGATGACTATCATTTGCTGTGCAACCATTCCTACAATGAAAGCTGCTCAAAAAGAAATTGGCACTTTACAAGTAGAATTATATGGTGACTGGACATTTGAACAAGCAGAGCAATGGCGTGAAGCTGGTATCGACCAAGTAATCTATCACCAAAGTCGTGATGCTCTATTTGCTGGAGCAAGTTGGACAGAAAGTGACTTGAACAAAATCAAACGTTTAATTGAGATGGGATTCAAAGTTTCTGCAACTGGTGGATTAACAAAAGATACATTGAAAGTGTTCGAAGGTATCGATATTTATACATTCATTGCTGGACGTGGAATTTACGCTACAGAAAATCCTGCACAATCAGCTCGTGAATTTAAAGAAGAAATTAGAAGAATTTGGGGCTAA
- a CDS encoding type II toxin-antitoxin system YafQ family toxin gives MYKLKFTNKFKKSYKLMKKRGYDISLLEEVVYQLSQGIPLEPKYRNHMLTGDYTGYYECHIKPDWLLIYLKEEDIITLTLIDTGSHSDFF, from the coding sequence ATGTATAAATTAAAATTTACAAATAAGTTTAAAAAGAGTTATAAGTTGATGAAGAAACGAGGTTATGATATTTCACTATTAGAAGAAGTCGTTTATCAACTAAGTCAAGGTATTCCTCTTGAACCGAAATATCGTAATCATATGTTAACAGGCGATTATACTGGTTATTATGAATGTCATATTAAACCGGATTGGCTACTTATTTATCTTAAAGAAGAAGACATAATTACTTTAACTTTAATTGATACGGGTTCACATTCCGATTTCTTTTAG
- the ulaG gene encoding L-ascorbate 6-phosphate lactonase — translation MANIKDVTKESWILSTFPEWGTWLNEEIEREEVKPGTFAMWWLGCTGIWLKSEKNTNILCDLWCGTGKRSHGNGKMKIGHQMQRMSGCQNLQPNLRTQPFVIDPFEVKNVDALVVTHIHSDHLDINTAAAVANNCPEAKFVGPQEVVNTWLGWGVPAERTIVVHPGDSVKIKDIEIVALEAFDRTALVTAKDGEVLKGKMPQDMNEIAVNYLFKTSGGNLYHAGDSHYSNMFAKHGNEHEIDVCLGAYGENPRGITDKVTSVDMLRMAESLNAKVVIPVHYDIWANFQADPKEITEIWKFKKDRLEYKFKPFIWQVGGKYTYPTDKDKLEFNFYRGFDDVFSIENDVPFPSFL, via the coding sequence ATGGCAAACATTAAAGATGTAACAAAAGAATCATGGATTCTATCAACATTCCCAGAATGGGGTACATGGTTAAACGAAGAAATTGAACGTGAGGAAGTTAAACCAGGAACATTCGCTATGTGGTGGTTAGGATGTACAGGTATCTGGTTAAAATCAGAAAAAAACACTAACATCCTATGTGACTTATGGTGTGGAACTGGTAAACGTAGCCACGGAAATGGAAAAATGAAAATTGGACACCAAATGCAACGTATGAGTGGTTGCCAAAACTTACAACCAAACTTACGTACACAACCATTTGTTATCGATCCATTTGAAGTGAAAAACGTAGACGCTTTAGTAGTAACGCACATTCACTCAGATCACTTAGATATCAATACAGCAGCAGCAGTTGCGAACAACTGTCCAGAAGCTAAATTCGTTGGACCACAAGAAGTAGTAAACACTTGGTTAGGTTGGGGAGTTCCAGCTGAACGTACAATCGTTGTACACCCAGGAGACTCAGTTAAAATTAAAGATATCGAAATCGTTGCTTTAGAAGCATTTGACCGTACAGCTTTAGTAACTGCTAAAGATGGCGAAGTATTAAAAGGTAAAATGCCTCAAGATATGAACGAAATCGCAGTGAACTACTTATTCAAAACAAGTGGTGGTAACTTATACCACGCTGGTGACTCTCACTACTCAAACATGTTTGCTAAACATGGTAATGAACATGAGATCGATGTGTGCTTAGGTGCATACGGTGAAAACCCTCGTGGTATCACAGATAAAGTGACTTCAGTTGATATGTTACGTATGGCTGAATCATTAAACGCTAAAGTTGTTATTCCAGTTCACTATGATATCTGGGCTAACTTCCAAGCAGATCCTAAAGAAATTACAGAAATCTGGAAATTCAAAAAAGATCGCTTAGAATATAAATTCAAACCATTCATTTGGCAAGTAGGTGGTAAATACACTTACCCAACAGATAAAGATAAATTAGAATTTAACTTCTACCGTGGATTTGACGACGTATTCTCAATAGAAAACGACGTACCATTCCCATCATTCTTATAA
- a CDS encoding lysophospholipid acyltransferase family protein has protein sequence MIYKITIFIVRLLIILLNGFTRVTGLENLPKDSGYVIVAPHRSWLDPVLIAIAVYPKSLVLMAKQELFSPKPFGWFIRQLGAFPVNREKPGPSAIKHPVTQIKENGKALVIFPTGTRYSNEMKGGAVTIARMAKAPIVPIVYQGPFTFMNLLKRQKMFVKIGEPIHLPEGRLTKEEVAQYDELLIQKFDELDKEINPNFEYVIPEKKRK, from the coding sequence ATGATTTATAAAATTACTATATTTATTGTTCGTTTATTGATTATTCTTTTAAATGGATTTACGAGAGTAACGGGATTGGAGAATCTGCCGAAGGATTCTGGGTATGTGATTGTTGCTCCACACCGTTCATGGTTAGATCCGGTACTAATTGCGATTGCGGTTTATCCGAAGTCTTTAGTATTGATGGCAAAGCAGGAATTATTTTCGCCTAAGCCATTTGGTTGGTTTATTCGTCAGTTAGGTGCATTTCCTGTGAATCGTGAGAAGCCTGGTCCAAGTGCAATTAAGCATCCAGTGACTCAGATTAAGGAAAACGGAAAAGCTTTGGTGATTTTCCCAACTGGTACTCGCTACTCTAATGAAATGAAAGGTGGGGCTGTGACGATTGCTCGTATGGCAAAAGCTCCGATTGTGCCGATTGTTTATCAAGGACCTTTTACTTTTATGAACCTATTGAAACGTCAAAAGATGTTTGTAAAAATTGGAGAACCAATCCATTTACCAGAGGGACGTTTAACTAAGGAAGAAGTAGCGCAATATGATGAATTATTAATCCAAAAATTCGATGAATTGGACAAGGAAATTAATCCTAACTTTGAATACGTGATTCCTGAGAAGAAACGGAAATAA
- a CDS encoding type II toxin-antitoxin system RelB/DinJ family antitoxin, whose translation MATSPTQIRIDTTIKEDANVLFSRLGLDMSSAVNIFLRQCLLRGGLPFTIELPKYNEETLAAMEDAKRISRDPSIQGYSSINELFKALEEE comes from the coding sequence ATGGCAACAAGTCCTACTCAAATTAGAATTGATACTACTATTAAAGAAGATGCAAATGTTTTATTCTCAAGACTGGGTCTTGATATGTCTAGTGCCGTAAATATTTTTTTACGTCAATGTTTATTAAGAGGCGGTTTACCTTTTACAATTGAACTTCCAAAATATAATGAAGAAACATTAGCTGCAATGGAAGATGCAAAAAGAATTTCAAGAGATCCAAGTATTCAAGGTTATTCAAGCATTAATGAACTTTTTAAAGCATTGGAAGAAGAATAA
- a CDS encoding YneF family protein — protein MSTGVWILIVVVAAILGAIGGFFIARKTMMNYFLENPPFDESMIRSMMTQMGQKPSEQKVRQIAASMKAQAKKNAKK, from the coding sequence ATGAGTACAGGTGTATGGATTTTAATCGTCGTTGTAGCTGCTATCTTAGGAGCAATCGGTGGATTCTTTATCGCACGTAAAACAATGATGAATTACTTTCTAGAAAATCCTCCATTTGATGAAAGTATGATTCGTAGTATGATGACTCAAATGGGTCAAAAACCATCCGAACAAAAAGTTCGTCAAATTGCTGCTTCAATGAAAGCACAGGCAAAGAAAAATGCTAAGAAATAA
- a CDS encoding PTS ascorbate transporter subunit IIC: MEFLFGFWQFFYTNIFTKPQYFVGLIVLVGYLLLGRKWYDALAGFVKAVVGYMILNVAAGGLVSNFRPVLAALGDRFGLQAAVIDPYFGQAAAEAALKQAGHATGLTVQVLLVAFLTNLALVIFRKITKVRTVFITGHIMVQQSATATWLMALALGDNVQQLQFVVLLGIVLGVYWAVAANLTVEATQELTEGGGFAIGHQQMFGVWLVDKFAHKFSGKNDKKIEDLELPGFLSIFKESIVATSILMVVFFGAILLVLGKDYLVGVNGKEIVVMASKFKMATLKEGDNFFFYILQIALTFTVYVQILQLGVRLFVAELSEAFQGISNKLLPGSMPAVDCAAVYGFGSPNAVTIGFLFGVLGQVIAILGLIVFKSPVLIITGFVPVFFDNATLAVYANHKGGLRAASIMTFLSGVIQVLGGAIAAGAFGLAAYGGWHGNFDWDTIWVGFGFLMQHFQYVGLGIVLIILLAIPQLQFSRNKENYFLIAEDYETYLEKNQA; this comes from the coding sequence ATGGAATTCTTATTTGGCTTTTGGCAATTTTTCTATACGAACATTTTTACAAAACCACAATACTTTGTAGGTTTAATCGTTTTAGTAGGTTACTTATTATTAGGTCGTAAATGGTATGACGCATTAGCTGGTTTTGTTAAAGCAGTTGTTGGTTATATGATCTTAAACGTAGCCGCTGGTGGATTAGTTTCAAACTTCCGTCCAGTATTAGCAGCTTTAGGTGACCGTTTCGGTTTACAAGCAGCAGTTATCGATCCTTATTTTGGTCAAGCAGCAGCAGAAGCAGCTTTAAAACAAGCTGGTCATGCAACTGGTTTAACAGTACAAGTACTTTTAGTAGCATTCTTAACTAACTTAGCACTTGTAATTTTCCGTAAAATCACTAAAGTACGTACTGTTTTCATCACTGGTCACATCATGGTACAACAATCAGCTACAGCGACTTGGTTAATGGCATTAGCTTTAGGTGACAATGTTCAACAATTACAATTTGTTGTTTTATTAGGTATCGTATTAGGGGTTTATTGGGCAGTAGCAGCTAACTTAACTGTAGAGGCAACTCAAGAATTAACAGAAGGTGGCGGATTTGCAATTGGTCACCAACAAATGTTCGGGGTTTGGTTAGTAGATAAATTCGCACACAAATTCTCTGGTAAAAACGACAAGAAAATTGAAGATTTAGAATTACCAGGATTCTTATCAATCTTTAAAGAATCAATCGTAGCAACTTCTATCTTAATGGTAGTATTCTTCGGAGCTATCTTATTAGTATTAGGTAAAGATTACTTAGTAGGCGTAAACGGTAAAGAAATCGTAGTTATGGCTTCTAAATTCAAAATGGCTACATTAAAAGAAGGCGACAACTTCTTCTTCTACATTTTACAAATTGCTTTAACATTTACAGTTTATGTACAAATTTTACAATTAGGGGTTCGTTTATTCGTTGCTGAGTTATCAGAAGCGTTCCAAGGTATCTCTAACAAATTATTACCAGGTTCTATGCCAGCCGTTGACTGTGCTGCTGTATACGGATTTGGTTCTCCAAACGCAGTAACAATTGGTTTCTTATTCGGGGTTTTAGGACAAGTAATCGCAATCTTAGGATTAATCGTGTTCAAATCACCAGTATTAATCATCACTGGTTTCGTTCCTGTATTCTTCGACAACGCTACTTTAGCAGTGTATGCTAACCACAAAGGTGGTTTACGTGCTGCTTCAATTATGACATTCTTATCAGGTGTTATCCAAGTTTTAGGTGGAGCAATCGCAGCTGGAGCATTTGGATTAGCAGCATACGGTGGATGGCATGGTAACTTCGACTGGGATACAATTTGGGTTGGATTTGGATTCTTAATGCAACACTTCCAATATGTTGGTTTAGGTATTGTATTAATTATTCTTTTAGCAATTCCTCAATTACAATTCAGCCGTAATAAAGAAAATTATTTCTTAATCGCTGAAGATTACGAAACATATTTAGAAAAAAATCAAGCTTAA
- a CDS encoding PTS sugar transporter subunit IIA: MLKEIIENNRFSFQKGFSSWEDAIRTACQPLLDQNIITADYPGYIINNVHEFGPYIVIAPEICIPHAQEGKGVNETAVAFMNVEEAVDFGPGSDYKPRLFFVLASTDNEKHLGNLSELVTLVEDENIINAFVNARSKEDLENILQGIGE; the protein is encoded by the coding sequence GTGTTAAAAGAAATTATTGAAAACAATCGTTTTAGTTTCCAAAAAGGTTTTTCTTCTTGGGAAGATGCGATTCGCACAGCGTGTCAACCATTGTTAGACCAAAATATTATTACAGCAGACTATCCAGGTTACATTATTAATAATGTTCACGAATTTGGTCCATACATTGTAATCGCACCAGAAATTTGCATTCCACATGCACAAGAAGGAAAAGGTGTTAACGAAACAGCGGTTGCCTTCATGAATGTTGAAGAGGCAGTTGACTTCGGACCTGGTTCTGATTATAAGCCTCGTTTATTCTTTGTTTTAGCTTCAACTGACAATGAAAAACATTTGGGCAATTTATCAGAACTTGTAACATTAGTAGAAGATGAAAATATCATCAATGCTTTTGTTAATGCACGTTCAAAAGAGGATTTAGAAAATATTTTACAAGGAATAGGTGAATAA